The window CGTGGGGCACACAAGAAGGGAAAGGGAGTTCCACACCATCCTTTGCAAACCTGGGGTAAGACTATCTGTGGCTGCAAGAGTGGATTAAGAGGCTTACTTCTACATAACAAGAATCAAAGGAGTAAGAGTTATGTTATCCTCCTGAAGGAGAGGGACAACTTTCGAAGGGCTGAGGCACAACAGGTTAATGAAAGCATACTCTTTCTCATCTTACTTCTTCATTCTTGCCACGAATATAGTTTTAAAAGTTTCATGAAACCACTGTCTACAGTTGAACCATAATTTAAAAAGTAGATAGACGTACTACTTTGGCTGGCTCATACTGCCTTCTCATGGCCAAAAGTCTGTAAATAAAAGGTGCAGGCGGAGCTGACAGAAAGATACTGTCTCAAATTGCTCGGAGTTAAGCTCGTGTGGGGAAGCACCACATCCCTTTCCAGGAACCCTCGACCCTGTTCCAGTAGAAGCACGAACTCACCTAGTAACTTTATAGTTCTGTACCATATGTAGGCGAACTCGCTTGTCTAAGTACTTTCTTAGCTGCTTCGCAGACCACGCAATAGTCTGTAGCAAAGGTAAGTTGAACACAAacctgccgcccgccgccatcTTGTATTCTCTTCaacggccggcgccgccgcgggcaccGCCCCGCTGCTATCGCTCTCTGCTGCTATTGGCTGACTGCGTGTCGGGCTGGCCTGCCATTGGCTTCTGGGTCGCGCGGTGGCGCCttgcgcgcggcgaccgttggcagcgtgggggccctgggggaggtggaGGGGTCTGCCATGTTACTGCAGCCGCAGTGAAACACGGCCGTGAGTGCTCCCTGTTGGGGGTAACCGTGGTGTCGGTGAGCGCAGGTAAAGCGCGACAATGGATGGTGTCCCCTTTCCCTGGGCAGAGATTGGCTGCATTTACTGCTTGCCAGGTATTTTAAGCACTTGAGTGCAAGCTGCTGGTGATTTAGGAGATATGCCTCTACTGGTGATGTGCTTGAAAAGGCAcacaacaaaatataaaatagtgAGTTTGAGCCAGCCTTACAGAATTGTAGCTTGGACCCTCCTTTGTTTCCAGCACCATCCTGTATTAAATTAAGAACGAAATATGTATTTTAGCGGGGAGGGCTTACAGCAGGAGAGGCACACGGGGGAGGTGAGCATTTTTACTGCTTTTGGACTGCTTTTGTTCGTGTCATCGCTAGTTCCAGCTAGCGTTTTGCTGAACGTGTGCCctcatgttttttcttctgagaGTTCACTAAAACTCCGTATAAAATGTTCTCGCCCTGACCCCACAGGTTGCTCTGTTCCTCGTCCTTTTCTTGGTGGTGAGAAAGGCAACATCCGGGGTATCTTGTCTTGCTCTGCCCCCGGTGAAAGCTTTTTATACGCAGGGCTTTTTCAGTACAGTATTTGCTTTATAGCTAGGTTTCATGGTTTGTCAGGGGTATTTGTAAGAATACAGAGAACATAAATCTTATGTCAAAATTTATGCTTTAGGAATTTGGTATTGAATTCATTCTTTTGTATGTTTTTCTGTACAGTATGACACAGCCCGGATTTCCTGCGCACGGCCAATTTTGTCTCCAGGAGGAGacaggcagctggaagaaaactgCCTGCTTTCAGCATAGCTGGGGCATAGATGTACAGTGAGTGTCCCTTTTTGCCCTTGCTTTTCCAGGCTGGCTCTAGCAAGACGTGTTCCTGCTGCAAGGTGGGCTGAAATGGTCGCGACTCTCACTTGTGAAACCTTGGGAGAAGGAGCAGCCTCTGAGATGGAGCAGCCCAGAAGCAGGAGCACCAGTGTGAGCAGGAGATACCCAACATGCGTCTCTGCCCCTTCGCTGCCTCACTTTACAAATGCTGTCAGCACGATTGATGGGCAGGAGGCACTCAGAGCCACACCTGTCCTTCCGGAACCACTGGGAAGGCAGCGTGAGGCACCAGAAGCTAACCAAAGGTGCGCACAAGGTTCCTCTTCTACATTTATAGAGCAAGGCACGGGAGAAAGGGCTCACTATCTTGCCTTCACAAATTTCTTCTGGCTCTCTCCGCAAACCATCTTCCAGTTGCTCTCTGGAGAGCTCCTTTTCTCATCCTGAGGGCTCGGTCTTCACCAGCTCCCCATGAGTTTCCCCGTCTCATCCCCCAAAGCCTTTCTACATAGGCCCCAGTCTTTTTCCAGCAGTATCCTTGCCAGACCGAGGCGTCTCCTCAGCAGGGGTCTGATGAcctctggcttttcctggagCCTCTCCCACATCACTGCCTTGCTGAAGCAGCTTGCTCGTGGCCCTTCCTGCCGAGTGGTGGCTCTGTAACCTGAACACGTTCCTTGCAGGCTGAGGCCAAGCAATACCCCACCTGGGTCCCACCAGCTATTGAAGAGGGACTTTGCCACTTGATGGGTGAGTTTGCAACAGACACTGCGGAGCTGCCTTCTGCCCTAGTAGATGCTTGGTAGCTGTGCTATCAATGTCCTTTTGTGCACTTGCCTAATAGCAGTTTGCCAAGAACTGTTTCTTCTTCAAGGTGAGCTGAAAGCTCCTGGTCTAGACTCTGGCTTCTAAAACCTGCTGCGGGAAATGTCTTTTCAGGAGCCGTTCCCCCAAAAGTGCTGCAGACAGCACCGAGACCTAGGGAGCAGGCCCCATCAGAGGGCCTACTCAGTAACCTGGGGTCTGCTTTCAGCTGGCTTTtcggtttgggttttttccttcaCAGCAGTCACTTTTCTGCCCATTCTTTGGCTAGTGATCTCCCTAGAGAACTGTCAGGGTGAAAAATTGTGACTTCAAGCAGAACAGCAGCCAACCTGTAGCTTTTACTTTCTAGAGCTGCATTCAGAAGAGCTTAGTGACCAGGTaacagagctgcaggtggagAGCCAGGAAAGTGAACTTCTGGACAGCTCACCCTCTCTACTCAGCTTTGATACAGCAATAGACAGAGACGTGGCTGCACAAGCAGGACAAGGAGAGGTATGGGGCAAAGCCCGGGCCACAGGAACAGTCAGAAGATGTTTCCCATAGGAAACAGGTTTCCTATGCAAAATGGGGGCAGCAAGTACAGGGATTTCTACTGACAggacagatttaaaaaaacccaaacctgtcTCTAGTGCCTGCTGTAAAATTAAGGAAGGTGCTTCTCTGAGTGCCCTGGTTCTGCTGCTTTCAGCTAAGAACTACCATGTTGAGAAATGTTCTCCCCTGTAGAAAGAGCCTCCAGGCCGAGAGGGGTTGGGAGGAGGGAGGTGAGCAGAAACCGGGTCCAGGGGAGtgctctgcctctccctgccagcctcCAGAGTGTCTGCGAGGGGGGGTGTGGTGTTGCGGGGTCCATGCAAGAGGCCCAGTCTCCTGCCAGCCCACTCGTCATTTAGGCCCAGCTGTGCTTGTGCTTCCTGCCGGAGCTGGCAAGGGGCCCCCACCTGCACAGCTCAGCACTGCCTTGAGCACAAGTGCTTTGCTCATCCTCCTTGCCTGCTGTGCTGTTAAGAGGGATTGTGATCATGGATCATTTGTTTGTCTTTCCATGACTGCCAGCCTCAGGTGTTTGACTTTGACATGCAAGTCAAGCCATTGCTCAAAGTGCTGATTGGCAAGACTGTGGAGCAAGCTTTACTGGAAGTGGTGGTGGAAGAAGAGCTGGCCTACCAGTGGGAACAGCAGTGTGTGTATATAGACCAGTGTAATGCAGAGCTGGCTGACGTACAGCGCCTGAAAGAGCAGGGGAGGTGATACAGCGACGAGAAGGTAGGAGTGACTAAGAGCAGAATGAGCCTGTGTGAATGCTCATGCTAAGAGAGACCTTCCTAGCCTTTAAGGCATGCAATACCGAATGTGCACACCTACCTCTCAGGATCTTGAAGGATGAAAGGAACTGTATTAGGAGGACCCAGCAAATCATAAACAGAAAAGGCGAGTCCTTTTCCTGGACCATCCTCAGCTCACCCCAGTGCTCCCCATCGGCTTATCTGCAAGAATAAGAAAGCATTGTGTCTGGAGACCAGGACACGGTAAGAGAGCAGGGAAGGCCGTAGCTTGGTCGATCACAACATCATTGCTTTACAGAGCtagcaaatggaaagaaaggtCTATGAAAGGGAGGCGTTTCCCTCTAGTCTTCGTGGGTTTTGATTCTCCATAGGTGGAATACAAGCTTGCTTTCCAACACTTCTtcctaggaagggttttggcaaAAATAGAGGCCCTAAAGACTGGGTGCTCCCCATACTTGTTCCCTTGGTTCTGTCTTTGCTGCATGGGTTTCACACTGTGATCACTCTTCAGACTCCAGAGGAAAGGAGGAATAGCTTAAGGCCTGCAAGTTTGATGTGCAACGTTGTCTTGGCAGGAATGCTGTCAACACCAGCAGGTGCAAGCGCAGCAGGAACAGGAGACCACAAAGAAAACTGCTTCTCAGGTGTTTGCTGAGTGTTACTTGGCTGATCCCACTCCATCAGTCTGGAGCAATCTTGATGAGCGCGGGGATTTCTGTGACTCAGCAGAGAGAGGTTTGTATGGGTGGTTTTTTTGCCTGTGTGAACTGACCAATAGAACAGGTAAAAGACAGCTCCCACGATCCTGTCCTTCATTGCTAATAAAAGATTcctgtttcctgttttctttttcctctcacatTCTTACAGATATTGAGACAGAATTCCTTCCCTGGTGGATGGTGGAAGTGGAAGAAGCAATGGAGAAGACGGTTCTGGGGAGGACAGTGCTTGACTGTAGcttaagcaaatgaaaaccagctCCCAAGATCCTGTCGTTCATCCTTAATAAAACAGTTACTTTGTCTTGTTTGCTTCCTGCCACACTGTTTTCCCTACTCTGGTCACTCTTATTGCTCATGTTGTgcagccagcgctgctgtgctCTTTTCCGTGGTGTTCCCGGTTGTGCCCAGTTGTGCCTGTGTCCTTGTTGCGGGAACAGAGAAGTCAATACTGTCTACAGCCACTTGTATACCATAACAGCCTTTTAACTCCTTTGTAtgagctccctgagctgcagaGTGCTATGTTCATCCCAAACAGAAGCAGAAGTGGCCGTGCTTGGCTGAACAGTCAGGTGACCGATTCCTTCCCTCAGAACAAGGGCTTACCTCCTCAGTGGTCAATACTCATGTCCTTGCTTTGGAAATAGATGAAAACACCCGTGTCTGCTTTCTTGCGGGCCAATTCAAGAGAAGCGTTTGGGTTCTTCTATTAGTCTTCAGAAGCTGCGATTGAAATACCTGCACAGTCTGAAATCCATCTAGTATAGAAACCACAACATTATGATGCGCACGTGTCCACCTTGGTGGTCCTCGATGAAACCACTTTTGAAACTCGCATTACATTTTCCTTCTGATGGTTCTCCTCCTGCTGTGGTTTCATTAGAGTTACAAGTGTACTCGTGTGTTCATTCCCTTTGTGTTTATTTTCCGTTTAGCCATGAAATGAATTTCCGGAATTCAGGTATCATTTGGAGAAGAGCAACTGGTCTGCGAGGTATTTGATGCTATCCATGTCCTGGCAGGTACACTCAAGGATGGCTTCTTAATGTAGCTCTtctgtggggagagggagggggtatTTCTCTCCTTGGAAGTAAAAAAGTGTTATATCCACCTGCTGAAGAAACACACCAAGGAGACTGTTAGTGTCTGACAAAGAGCATGAGCGCCTGTTTTGCTCTTCCCCTGGCACGTTGCCTGCCTCTGCTGAGGCTGTTGGAGGCTTCTTCTCCCCTTACACAAAGGCAAAACCAAAGCCTTGGCAGATCCAGGTTAATCCACTTGAATGTTGTCACTTCCATTGAGGATCATTCCTTCTTTTTGTGCAAGACACAAGCCAAAAATTGCCAAGGGAGCTTTCTTTAGCCCCTCTCCGCTGTCCCCTTTTTCTGTGTCAAGCCCCTCCACCTTCACTGCTGCCCTTTTCAGTGTGTCCTGCCTATTGAACTATGTCCTTCAAAGTGAGAGTTGAAGTCTTGCCAGGTTCCTTCACTTGGAAAGGCTGTAAGGTTTGGAGAACTTTCAGAAGCGGTAGTAGCTAAAGGTAATACCAACAGGTTTTCATCAACCGCTTTTCAGAAATAGACGGCGTTTTGGTGGATTCCTTGCGTCCAGTGTTGCGTCCcaccaccaaaagaaaaaaaacaaccaatcaCGCTGTGTGCAGCCAGTCCCCTGGCTAGCCCTTGTTCCTGGCACGTTGCGCAGTCGGTATATGGTTTTGCCTGAAAGAACTGTACTTTACAATGTCCTTCAATGGGGATTAGCCATTGAAGCGCAGCCATAGCCTGTAAGAAGATTTAAGCTGAACTTCCCGTGCATTGCCACCAGATGTCACTGCTAACACTGAAGCAAGACGCATTTGCCTGTGGGGAAAGCCTTTTCTCTCACCTGCAGCCTTGCGCAGCCACCCGTTCTCCACGGCTtgcagcatggccacaggcggCTGACGCCGCAAGTATTAATTTCGTGTTTGCCATGTGCAGCTTGTTTAGCGTAGAGCCTTTCCGAGCACTGCTCCTGCTTATCGCGCGTTGTGAGCTGTGCAAGGGTTTGGCCAGCATCTCCCCAGCTTGCACCGAGCCAGGCTCAGGCACCAGGCTTCTGCCCGTCTTATAGAGCCGTGGGAGCAGCTGCGAAACCGGTGTCAGACTGCCTGATGTAACCTGAGGAGGTATGAAAAAAAGAGCCTTTCCGTACCCTCGGCCCAAAACCAAAATCCTGAAAACAAAGATGGGAATGAAAATTCCACATGCCGCGTCCTAACTAATGGGGAGCGGCTGTGGCGGGAAGCAGAGCTTTAGGCTCAGCCTCTGGAGAGCTTCATGGGGCTCTCAGTTGCTGATGGGGTGGGACAAAACGCTGCCCTTGCCTCCCCGCCAGGGCACGGGAAGGGCCCGACGAGGTGGCCACAGCCCCTGGCATGGGAATGACGAAGGGGAAGCTGAGGGATTGTAGATGGACAGACTCTCAGCTGTCCTTAAGTTTAATCCTTCTCTTGCACACTTTTTTAACTTAAACACCTATGTTATCAGTTTGGCACCAATTTGACTTTATATCGTGTGTGTATGTTTGCTATGAATTGAAGCTAGAGGATCCTAGAATGAGGTGAAGAGACTCATTCCCTGTTGCTCCAATCTTCTTTCTTCATTAAtttattgttttttcctcatttggaaTCTTTTTGCTAACTTTAAAGGCCAGAGCAGTTCTATGTCTGTGCCTGGAGGAGCTGCATGCTTCAGCTAAGGTGCTTCTGTAGGAAGTTTATTTGGTACTGCTGGACTGCAATGGCTCTCTTCGTAAGGAGGCACTGGATCTGGACAGAGCTCAATGTGAGCCTCTTCCATGGAAGTCTTCATGGTGGCCTCCTCATAGGATGGAGGCAAACACACAGTGAGGAACGAGGCTTTGGGGAGCAAAGTGGAGTATTGGAAGCTCTGCTCCGTGTTCCAGGGCAGCACTGAAAGGAAATTGGACATCTCATGCTCAGGCAGGGCCTCAGGGAGGTCAGTGCTGAAGATCTGCCCCTGTGGGGTGGAGCACTGGCAACGGCGGTacaggaagagaagcaggaaTGCCAGGAAAAGCATCATGGTGGCAGGCAGTATGATGCACAAGAATGGTTCTATATCT is drawn from Apteryx mantelli isolate bAptMan1 chromosome 3, bAptMan1.hap1, whole genome shotgun sequence and contains these coding sequences:
- the SMIM28 gene encoding LOW QUALITY PROTEIN: small integral membrane protein 28 (The sequence of the model RefSeq protein was modified relative to this genomic sequence to represent the inferred CDS: inserted 1 base in 1 codon), translating into MRWILGSSWRKFGHADRGNYNWLTSEPTGPLLETELQSRQQISSTKEDIEPFLCIILPATMMLFLAFLLLFLYRRCQCSTPQGQIFSTDLPEALPEHEMSNFLSVLPWNTEQSFQYSTLLPKASFLTVCLPPSYEEATMKTSMEEAHIELCPDPVPPYEESXLQSSSTK
- the LOC106497971 gene encoding radial spoke head protein 3 homolog B-like isoform X2; this encodes MLSARLMGRRHSEPHLSFRNHWEGSVRHQKLTKELHSEELSDQVTELQVESQESELLDSSPSLLSFDTAIDRDVAAQAGQGEPQVFDFDMQVKPLLKVLIGKTVEQALLEVVVEEELAYQWEQQCVYIDQCNAELADVQRLKEQGR
- the LOC106497971 gene encoding radial spoke head protein 3 homolog isoform X1, whose translation is MLSARLMGRRHSEPHLSFRNHWEGSVRHQKLTKELHSEELSDQVTELQVESQESELLDSSPSLLSFDTAIDRDVAAQAGQGEECCQHQQVQAQQEQETTKKTASQVFAECYLADPTPSVWSNLDERGDFCDSAERDIETEFLPWWMVEVEEAMEKTVLGRTVLDCSLSK